The following are from one region of the Quercus robur chromosome 1, dhQueRobu3.1, whole genome shotgun sequence genome:
- the LOC126688451 gene encoding cytochrome P450 86A1-like — translation METLSILFGIAGAIALYLFWFNLLAQKLTGPKVWPVVGSLPALISNRSRIHDWMANNLRATGGSATYQTCTMPFPFLARKQGFFTVTCHPKNIEHILRTKFDNYPKGPDWQAAFHDLLGQGIFNSDGETWLIQRKTAALEFTTRTLRQAMSRWVNRTIKSRLWCILDKAAKDNTHVDLQDLLLRLTFDNICGLTFGKDPETLSPDLPDNPFAMAFDTATEATLQRLLYPGLIWRFEKLLGIGGEKKLKESLQVVENYMNDAIEARKEAPSDDLLSRFLNKHDVNGKPFTSSVLQHIALNFVLAGRDTSSVALSWFFWLVMHHPETEEKIINEISTVLKETRGSDTKKWIEEPLAFDEADRLVYLKAALAETLRLYPSVPEDFKYVVSDDVLPDGTFVPAGSTVTYSIYSVGRMKSIWGEDCMDFKPERWLAGDGDRFETPKDGYKFVAFNAGPRTCLGKDLAYLQMKSVASAVLLRYRLFPVPGHRVEQKMSLSLFMKNGLRVYLQPRQLGGGPDVAASV, via the coding sequence ATGGAAACCCTATCTATTCTCTTTGGCATAGCAGGTGCAATAGCACTCTATCTTTTCTGGTTCAACCTCTTAGCCCAAAAGCTCACCGGTCCAAAAGTATGGCCCGTTGTGGGAAGCCTCCCGGCTCTCATATCGAACCGGAGCAGAATCCACGACTGGATGGCTAATAACCTTCGTGCAACCGGTGGTTCAGCCACGTACCAAACTTGCACCATGCCTTTCCCTTTCTTAGCTCGCAAGCAAGGGTTTTTCACTGTCACATGTCACCCAAAAAACATCGAACACATCCTCCGAACCAAGTTCGATAATTACCCCAAAGGACCAGACTGGCAAGCCGCTTTCCACGACCTATTAGGCCAAGGGATTTTCAACAGCGACGGCGAAACGTGGCTTATACAACGCAAAACGGCGGCGTTGGAGTTCACCACTCGTACACTAAGACAAGCAATGTCTCGGTGGGTGAACCGTACCATCAAGTCGCGACTTTGGTGCATATTAGACAAAGCCGCCAAAGACAACACCCACGTGGACTTACAGGATTTGCTGCTCCGTTTGACCTTTGACAACATATGTGGTCTCACTTTCGGTAAAGACCCGGAAACACTGTCTCCGGATCTACCCGATAACCCGTTTGCTATGGCGTTTGATACTGCCACTGAAGCCACTCTCCAACGTTTACTCTACCCTGGTTTAATTTGGAGGTTTGAGAAATTGCTCGGTATCGGAGGTgagaagaaattaaaagaaagcCTCCAAGTTGTGGAGAATTACATGAACGATGCCATCGAGGCACGTAAGGAAGCTCCGTCCGATGATTTACTATCACGCTTCCTCAACAAACACGACGTCAACGGAAAGCCCTTCACGAGCTCAGTCCTCCAACACATCGCCTTGAACTTCGTCCTCGCCGGACGCGACACGTCGTCGGTGGCACTCAGCTGGTTCTTCTGGCTCGTCATGCACCACCCTGAAACCGAGGAGAAGATCATCAACGAAATATCGACGGTTCTGAAGGAGACGCGTGGCAGCGACACAAAGAAGTGGATCGAGGAGCCGTTGGCGTTCGACGAGGCGGACAGGTTGGTTTATCTGAAAGCTGCATTGGCTGAAACGCTGCGTTTATACCCTTCCGTGCCGGAGGATTTCAAGTATGTCGTGTCGGACGATGTTTTGCCGGACGGCACTTTTGTACCCGCCGGTTCGACTGTTACGTATTCGATATATTCGGTTGGGAGGATGAAGAGTATATGGGGTGAGGACTGCATGGATTTTAAACCAGAGCGGTGGTTAGCGGGTGATGGAGACCGGTTCGAAACACCGAAAGATGGGTACAAGTTTGTGGCTTTCAATGCTGGGCCGAGGACTTGTTTGGGAAAAGACTTGGCTTACCTGCAAATGAAGTCGGTGGCCTCGGCTGTGCTTCTCAGGTACCGGTTATTTCCGGTTCCCGGTCACCGTGTTGAGCAGAAaatgtctctctctctgttcATGAAGAATGGGCTTCGTGTGTACTTGCAGCCACGTCAGCTCGGAGGAGGTCCAGATGTCGCAGCCTCtgtgtga